TTTCGATCGCTGGCTTAAAGCCACTGGACAGTTATTCAGAGGAATATCGCAGGGAAGTGGATCGTGTTTCCCAAAACATAGAGTCCAAAATTAAAGAGCAGCGGGAAAAGGCGCGCTATAACAGTATTACCCGGGAATCCAGGGATGAGATTGCGGAAAAAGAAGCCGAGATGAATCAAAAATTCTCAGATGCCGAGCAGGAATTTACGGACGGACGTAAGAAAATTGAAGATGCAAAAGAAGAATTAACAGCCGGAGAAGATGAACTTGCAGAAAAAGAAGCAGAAGCATCAAAGAAAATCGCAGATGCACGCAAGGAAATAAAAGATAACAAAGCACAGTTAAATGCCTCTGAAAAGGAATTGGCAGATGGAGAAGCTGCTTTGAAAAAGGCGGAGCAAGAATTAGAGACCCAATCTGCAGCATTAGAAGAAAGTAAAAAGACTCTGGCTCAAAAACGTTTGGAAACCGAAGCACAGTTGCATGCGGCAGAACAGACCCTGAAGGATCAGCAGGTACCGCTCGATCAATCTCAGTCCGTGTTGGCGGGCAGTATTTCAGAATTGCAACAGGCTCTGGGAGAACGTTGGCCCGCGAAAGAATGGAACACGCTGGTAGATGCCTCATGTACAAAGGCCTTGGCGCAGATGAAGAGCAGCCCTGATCAATCGGTTTCACCGGAAGCAATCGCGGCAGAAACAGCTGCTGAGCAACAAGCCCTGGCCATCGCAATCATGCAGACATCCGCAGCAAACCCGGAAGAGCTTAGTCAGAGGAGCATCCAGGCTGCAATCAATTTGGGAATTTTAAATGCCTCCCGGCAGTTACTTGAGACAGGGAAAAATGAATTTCAGTCAAAGAAGGCTGATGCATTGGCTCAGCTGGCAGATGCTGAGAGCCAGCTTTCCTCCGGTGAAGCCAAACTGGAAGCCGGCAGAAAGCAGCTGGAAGATTCACGTTCGGAAATAGAAAGTGGAAAAGCAAAAATTTCCGCCGGAAGAAAACAGCTCTCAGAAGGAGAAGCAAAATTAAATAAAGAGGAGGCGAATGCCAAAGCAGAGATTGCATCTGCGCGAAAGAAGCTGAGCGACGGCAGGCAGGAACTCCAGGATAATGAAGCAAACCTGTCTGAAAATGAGGAAACCTATCAAAAGGAAAAGACAGAGGCCGAACAAAAAATAAAGGATGCCTACGACAAGTTAGATGACCTGGAGATGACAACCTGGTTCATTCAGGATCGTACCGACCTCGCCAGCTATACAAGTCTGGAAAGCGATTTGTCTTCCATTGAATCCATTGGAAAAGCATTTCCGGTATTGTTTTTGATTGTGGCATTTCTCACCAGTCTCACGACCATGACCCGGATGATTGAAGAAGAGCGGGGGCTAATCGGTGCTTATAAGGCTTTGGGATACTCAAGCGGTGCTATTTACAAAAAATATCTGGTCTATGCAGTTTCGGCCTGTATTCTGGGGGGACTTATCGGTGATTTATTTGGTTTTATAGCACTGCCCAAGATTATACTTGTGATACTCCAAAGTCTCTATGTTCTGCCGAATGTATATTTGAGATTTGACTGGCTCTATGGAATCGGCGGAATCGGATTATTCCTGATTGGTATTGCGGGTGCCACAATACTTGCATGCAAAAATGAACTGCGGCAGATGCCCGCATCACTTATGCGTCCTAAGTCCCCCGCAAAGGGAACCAGGGTCTTGCTTGAAAGAATTCCATTTATCTGGAATCGCTTAAGATTCTTGAATAAAGTCACTGTCCGTAATCTGTTTCGTTATAAGAAGCGGTTCTTCATGACTATCTTTGGAATTATGGGCTGTACAGCCCTGGTTCTTGCCGGATTTGCAATCAAGGATTCTGTAACCGACCTGCTGCCAAAGCAATATTCCAAAATCTATCAGTATGATCTGATGACTGTTGTTAATCCCGAAGATAATGGAGCTTTCCTGGATTTGGTGAAAGAGGATAAGAATATAGCAGACTATCTGAACCTGCTGATAGACAGCATGAATGTATATAATGAAAAGGGGCATTCTGAAAGCGCACAGGTAATGATAATTCCCGGAAAAGATTCTCTGGAAGGCTACATTAATACTGAAAATACGCAAGGGAAGAGAACACCTGTTGATGCTTCAGGCATTTACCTTACACGAAATGCTGCCGAACTGCTGGGCGTAAAGAAAGGCGATACCGTGTCTTTACAAAACAGTGCGCTTAAACAAGGGGAATTCAAAGTAGCGGATATTATGGAGAATTATCTGGGTAATAATGTCTTTATAAATAAAGATTTATATCAATCTGTTTTTAGCGGTTATGAACCAAATGCCATCCTGGCTCATCTTACCGCGGAGTGTAAGGACCCTGTATCCTACGCCGAAGATCTTCTGAGTAATGATATGGTACTGTCATCTGTCAGTAAACAGGGGTTAAAAGATTCTTTCTCCGACAATTTCCAGCTGATCAATGCAGTCGTTTATATTCTCATCATACTTGCCGCCGGGCTCGCCTTCGTGGTACTGTTCACTCTGTCCAATACAAATATCTCAGAACGTATGAGAGAACTGGCCACTACAAAAGTCCTGGGTTTTTATGACAAAGAGGTACATTCCTACGTGAATAAAGAAACCCTGATATTAACCATAATCGGAATTGTTGTCGGACTGCCTTTGGGGCGTTTTCTCAGTGGTCTGCTCACAGGTGCACTGAAAATGCCTTCCATCTATTTTGCAACACACGTAAATCCGGTCAGCTATCTATATGCTGTAGTGATATCGTTTTTCTTCGCTCTAATGGTCAACCTTATGACCAACCGGACACTCGATCATATCGACATGATTGATGCCCTGAAAAGTGTGGAATAAGTAAATAAACACCTCCACTGCAAAAGTGCTGCATACAATCCCTGGATTGCGGCAGCACTTTTGCAGTGGATTCTTACATAATTCAGGCCCAATACAGGCGCATTCCAAGTTCATGGCTCATCCGCTCCGGGTGACCTGCTACCCGGGGAGAGAGCTGGAATATATTCTGATAAAAATTTCTTGCAATGCAAACTCCCTTTTTATCCATTAACTTTAAGGATACATTCCAGTTCTTTTTCCCCGGATTTTTTATGTTCAGCTTTTCCGCCTCTAAAACACTGTCTGGCCGGCACTCTATCTGTTTTTTTCCTTTCCGGATAATCTCTCCTGTCTCTCCATCGGTAATCACCCACTGAACCATACAGGTTCCGAAGCTCTCTTCCGAATCATTGACAACGTAAATTCCATCCAGTTGTTCCTTATACTTCATAAAGATTCCAAGGGGCATATTGCTCTCCAAAATTGCCTGAAGACCCTTTTTGGGTATTCCCCACCAATCGTAAATCCCATAGAAGCTCTGCGGGCATAGGTCAATAAACATAAACTGAACATACCCGGAGCATGGATGGTATTTCTGTATTCGGTAATGCTCCGTATAATATTTCAATAATTTATATTGATAATCCTGAATCTTTGGTA
The window above is part of the Novisyntrophococcus fermenticellae genome. Proteins encoded here:
- a CDS encoding FtsX-like permease family protein produces the protein MKKSYNKDIWCSIKKSKKRFLSLLTITVLGVTVLTGIYAACQDLYYSADRFYDEQNLYDIRILSTLGLTQEDVDALADISSVEKVEGSYSETVYTDVKDIQATAAVTTLSPKKLNLPYTSAGTLPTNSGEVAVTQRYLDDTKKKLGDTLYIEEKKKDSSENDLEDDEETPSFSTDTYKITAVVVDPMDISNNEATAFRSSASVTDYAFYITPSDVNSGIYTSVYLSIAGLKPLDSYSEEYRREVDRVSQNIESKIKEQREKARYNSITRESRDEIAEKEAEMNQKFSDAEQEFTDGRKKIEDAKEELTAGEDELAEKEAEASKKIADARKEIKDNKAQLNASEKELADGEAALKKAEQELETQSAALEESKKTLAQKRLETEAQLHAAEQTLKDQQVPLDQSQSVLAGSISELQQALGERWPAKEWNTLVDASCTKALAQMKSSPDQSVSPEAIAAETAAEQQALAIAIMQTSAANPEELSQRSIQAAINLGILNASRQLLETGKNEFQSKKADALAQLADAESQLSSGEAKLEAGRKQLEDSRSEIESGKAKISAGRKQLSEGEAKLNKEEANAKAEIASARKKLSDGRQELQDNEANLSENEETYQKEKTEAEQKIKDAYDKLDDLEMTTWFIQDRTDLASYTSLESDLSSIESIGKAFPVLFLIVAFLTSLTTMTRMIEEERGLIGAYKALGYSSGAIYKKYLVYAVSACILGGLIGDLFGFIALPKIILVILQSLYVLPNVYLRFDWLYGIGGIGLFLIGIAGATILACKNELRQMPASLMRPKSPAKGTRVLLERIPFIWNRLRFLNKVTVRNLFRYKKRFFMTIFGIMGCTALVLAGFAIKDSVTDLLPKQYSKIYQYDLMTVVNPEDNGAFLDLVKEDKNIADYLNLLIDSMNVYNEKGHSESAQVMIIPGKDSLEGYINTENTQGKRTPVDASGIYLTRNAAELLGVKKGDTVSLQNSALKQGEFKVADIMENYLGNNVFINKDLYQSVFSGYEPNAILAHLTAECKDPVSYAEDLLSNDMVLSSVSKQGLKDSFSDNFQLINAVVYILIILAAGLAFVVLFTLSNTNISERMRELATTKVLGFYDKEVHSYVNKETLILTIIGIVVGLPLGRFLSGLLTGALKMPSIYFATHVNPVSYLYAVVISFFFALMVNLMTNRTLDHIDMIDALKSVE